CGTCGGTAGCAGTGGAGATACCGAGCTTATTCTTGGCGTCGAAGATTTCCTTACGGAGCTTGTGGTTTTCTTCGGTAATGGCGGTAGCTTCCTGTTCGGTCTTCTTCAGCTTGTTTTCGTCAATCTTTTCCTTAGGAGCAGCCTTCTTAGCGGAGGATGCTTCAGCCGGAGAATCGCTATCATCATAATCATCGTCGCTGCCACCGTTAGAACCGGCGCAAGCAGTGAACATTGCAACAGCCGCAGCTGCCAACATCAATTTCCAATTTTTCAAAAGAGACATTTGTTCAGGCTCCATTATAGTCTGTGATGGCTAAAATGTATATAATTTATGCCGAAATGAATGTAAAAAAGGTAAATTTTGTGCCGAAAAAAGATATTTACGAGGCTAAATATGGCTGAAAGACCTTCTTTAAACCCTTATTCCCAGGTTTTTATCGCTTCTGGCAGTTACGATTCCAAGAAAATCTACAGAAATCGCCGTAAAAAAATGATGGATCTTCTGGATTCCTTCTGCGTTTTTGCAGGAATGCCCATGGAACCCGGCGCAGAAGAAGCTTATGTGCAGACCTGGAACAAAATGATCCAGGAACCGGCCTTTATGTACCTGACCGGGATCAACCAGCCCGGCTGCTACCTGCTTTTGGACCCGAAGGTGGGGGAGGAAATCCTCTTTGTTCCCGCCAAGGACCCCTTCAAGGAATTTTGGAACGGCAAGCGCCTTGGCTATGTGGAAGGCTCCAGCGAGGTTTCCAAGGTGACAGGAATCAAGGACGTTCGTCCTGTGGATGAACTTTGGGATACTATTATAGCAAGGGCCCGCAAGGTTCAGAAGCCTGGCTTTGCCTACGCTTACTACTTTGAAAAGTTCCCCGACGATCATAACGACCAGTTCCGTAAGGAAATGGCAAAGGCCTTGAAATCCGCCGGCACCGAACTGAAGGGTTTCAAGATCAAGAGTGCTGCCAAGCTCCACTGGCAGCTCCGTCTGCCTCTGGAAAAGGAACGTATCGAAGACGCCCGCAAGGCACAGGATATTACCGACGCCGCCTTCCGTAAGGTTCTTGCCAATATGTCTAGCCTCAAGAACGAACGTGACCTTGGGCTGATGCTGGATTACGAGATGCAACGCCATAGCGATGGCGATCTTGCTTTCCCCACCATCGTTGCCGGTGGCGAAAACGCCTGCTGCCTTCACTACGTAAAGAAGGATGAGCCCCTGAAGGCAGGGGAGCTTGTGCTCCTTGACTTCGGCATCCGCTGGAATTCACTCCATAGCGATATCTCCCGCACGTTGCCTGTGGGCGGCAAGTTCAACCCCCTGCAGAAAATGTTGTACCAAATCGTACTGGACTCCCAGGAGGAGTACCAGAAGTTTGTTCGCCCGGGTGTTTCTCTGAAGGAAATCGGCATGGTGCCCTGGGACTTTATCATGAAGGCCCTGGATGAACGCCTGGTGAAGGGAGCCAAGGGCAAGTTCAAGCTGCTTTACGACAAGCGCCCCCACGGTGTAAGTCACTTTATTGGCGAACAGATTCACGAAGGGGAGCCTGGAACCCGCTCCCTGGATACGGAACTGGTGCCGGGAATGCTGATTTCCTGCGAACCGGGCCTGTACGGAGAATTCTGGGCTGTGATCAACGGCAAGAAGTACCACGAAAAGATCGGTATCCGCATCGAGGATGACCTTTTGATAACGAAAACCGGCTTTGAAAATATTTCTAAACATCTTCCGAAAACCATTGATGATTTAGAGGCGCTTATTAAGTAAGAGAGGGGGAGCAATCCCCCCTTTTTAATTACATTTCCTTTAAAGAATATTTTGAAAAAGGACTTAACTATGTGGAAAGTTAAGGGTGCGACCCGCTACTT
This genomic interval from Fibrobacter sp. contains the following:
- a CDS encoding Xaa-Pro peptidase family protein codes for the protein MAERPSLNPYSQVFIASGSYDSKKIYRNRRKKMMDLLDSFCVFAGMPMEPGAEEAYVQTWNKMIQEPAFMYLTGINQPGCYLLLDPKVGEEILFVPAKDPFKEFWNGKRLGYVEGSSEVSKVTGIKDVRPVDELWDTIIARARKVQKPGFAYAYYFEKFPDDHNDQFRKEMAKALKSAGTELKGFKIKSAAKLHWQLRLPLEKERIEDARKAQDITDAAFRKVLANMSSLKNERDLGLMLDYEMQRHSDGDLAFPTIVAGGENACCLHYVKKDEPLKAGELVLLDFGIRWNSLHSDISRTLPVGGKFNPLQKMLYQIVLDSQEEYQKFVRPGVSLKEIGMVPWDFIMKALDERLVKGAKGKFKLLYDKRPHGVSHFIGEQIHEGEPGTRSLDTELVPGMLISCEPGLYGEFWAVINGKKYHEKIGIRIEDDLLITKTGFENISKHLPKTIDDLEALIK